A section of the Streptomyces sp. Je 1-369 genome encodes:
- a CDS encoding ParB/RepB/Spo0J family partition protein, with protein MSSAALRYGEPAAGEGTGPRIGPQNIEKTPAQELPVHALSPGLHLRQGGINTAYLQLLVEASGRTELPPVLVQKDGWRIIDGLHRLEAAKLCGDHSIKARLVECTDAEALVLAMKANSSHGLPLSRADRIAGAERVLLAHPEWSDRAIASVTGLSAKTIAVLRERSACATPPGGQRLGLDGKLRSVGAGEGRRRAAAYIHAHPEATLREVARETEVSLGTVHDVSARLRRGVSPERNGLRAPGAHLTLHPADRPADTPPTAHPAPRPDRHAPPQAAEAAPAWETVAAKVAGDPCIRYTAGGKEFLQWMALHAGDPDGWRELVNAVPAHWVGVIAPIAESVGREWSQFAERLRSRQEAV; from the coding sequence TTGAGTTCCGCCGCATTACGGTACGGGGAACCGGCGGCCGGTGAAGGAACCGGCCCGAGAATCGGCCCCCAGAACATCGAGAAGACACCGGCACAGGAACTCCCGGTCCATGCACTGTCGCCCGGACTGCACCTGCGCCAGGGCGGAATCAACACCGCCTATCTCCAATTGCTCGTCGAAGCGTCGGGCCGTACGGAATTACCGCCCGTACTCGTCCAGAAAGACGGCTGGCGGATCATCGACGGACTCCACAGGCTGGAGGCCGCGAAACTCTGCGGCGACCACAGCATAAAAGCACGGCTCGTCGAGTGCACCGACGCCGAAGCACTCGTACTCGCCATGAAGGCCAACAGTTCCCACGGACTTCCGCTCTCACGGGCCGACCGCATCGCCGGAGCCGAACGCGTCCTTCTCGCCCACCCCGAATGGTCCGACCGCGCCATCGCCAGCGTCACCGGACTGAGCGCCAAGACGATCGCCGTCCTGCGCGAACGCTCCGCGTGCGCCACCCCGCCCGGCGGCCAGCGCCTGGGCCTGGACGGCAAACTGCGCTCGGTCGGCGCCGGCGAGGGCCGCCGCCGCGCCGCCGCCTACATCCACGCCCACCCCGAGGCCACCCTGCGCGAAGTCGCCCGGGAGACCGAGGTGTCCCTGGGCACCGTCCACGACGTCAGCGCCCGCCTGCGCCGCGGGGTCAGCCCCGAACGCAACGGCCTGCGCGCACCCGGCGCGCACCTGACCCTGCACCCCGCCGACCGGCCCGCCGACACCCCGCCCACCGCGCACCCGGCCCCGCGCCCGGACCGGCACGCCCCGCCGCAGGCCGCCGAGGCGGCGCCCGCCTGGGAGACGGTCGCCGCCAAGGTCGCAGGCGACCCGTGCATCCGCTACACCGCGGGCGGCAAGGAGTTCCTGCAGTGGATGGCGCTGCACGCCGGCGACCCGGACGGCTGGCGCGAGCTCGTCAACGCCGTCCCCGCCCACTGGGTCGGCGTCATCGCGCCCATCGCGGAGAGCGTCGGCAGGGAGTGGAGCCAGTTCGCCGAGCGGCTGCGCAGCCGCCAGGAAGCCGTCTGA
- a CDS encoding DUF6059 family protein, whose product MASLIRRVWREVYAALQAYGAIYISGAQPAEHTPPPGTAPPEAAPRGGPPAGHPERLCPEVALSPVERALKRQLEAGP is encoded by the coding sequence ATGGCCAGCTTGATCAGGCGTGTGTGGCGCGAGGTGTACGCGGCCTTGCAGGCCTATGGCGCCATCTACATCTCGGGGGCGCAGCCCGCCGAGCACACTCCCCCGCCCGGCACCGCGCCGCCCGAGGCCGCGCCGCGGGGCGGGCCGCCCGCGGGTCATCCGGAGCGGCTGTGTCCGGAGGTCGCCCTGTCCCCGGTGGAGCGGGCCCTCAAGCGGCAGCTGGAGGCCGGGCCCTGA
- a CDS encoding aliphatic sulfonate ABC transporter substrate-binding protein — MGLLTRRAAPALLAALLLLAPAGCGYGSQAKDEDTVRIAAGAQKIDGLDSVRIGYFANLTHATALVGNRQGFFQKALGATRARYATFNAGPSEIEALNSGSLDIGWIGPSPAINGFTKSGGTNLRIIGGSASGGVKLVVNPKRITSLDDVRGKRIATPQLGNTQDVAFLNWASQQGWQVDAQSGTGEVTVVRSDNKVTPDAYRSGSIDGAWVPEPTASKIVAQGGRVLLDEKSLWPGHTFVITNIIVSQKFLTRHPRVVEAVLKASVDTNRWIEEHPGRAKRAANRQLEADAGKALPPQVLDPAWQSIDFTDDPLAATLRTEAAHAVRAGLLKRPDLSGIYDLTLLNKVLKTAGHRPVDDANLGVRQPPR; from the coding sequence ATGGGACTTCTGACCCGGCGCGCCGCCCCCGCCCTGCTGGCCGCACTGCTGCTGCTGGCGCCCGCCGGCTGCGGCTACGGCTCGCAGGCCAAGGACGAGGACACCGTGCGGATCGCCGCCGGCGCACAAAAGATCGACGGCCTGGACTCGGTACGGATCGGCTACTTCGCCAACCTCACCCACGCCACCGCCCTGGTCGGCAACCGGCAGGGCTTCTTCCAAAAGGCGCTGGGCGCCACCCGCGCCCGGTACGCCACCTTCAACGCGGGCCCCTCCGAGATCGAGGCCCTGAACTCCGGCTCCCTCGACATCGGCTGGATCGGCCCCTCCCCGGCGATCAACGGGTTCACCAAGTCGGGCGGCACGAACCTGCGGATCATCGGCGGCTCCGCCTCCGGCGGCGTGAAACTCGTCGTGAACCCGAAGAGGATCACCTCCCTGGACGACGTCAGAGGCAAGAGGATCGCCACCCCGCAGCTCGGCAACACCCAGGACGTCGCCTTCCTCAACTGGGCCTCCCAGCAGGGCTGGCAGGTCGACGCGCAGAGCGGCACGGGCGAGGTGACCGTGGTGCGCAGCGACAACAAGGTCACCCCCGACGCCTACCGGTCCGGCTCCATCGACGGCGCGTGGGTGCCGGAGCCGACCGCCTCCAAGATCGTCGCCCAGGGCGGCAGGGTCCTGCTGGACGAGAAGAGCCTGTGGCCCGGCCACACCTTCGTCATCACCAACATCATCGTGTCGCAGAAGTTCCTCACCCGGCATCCCCGGGTCGTCGAGGCGGTGCTGAAGGCGTCGGTGGACACCAACCGGTGGATCGAGGAGCACCCCGGCCGGGCCAAACGCGCGGCCAACCGCCAGCTGGAGGCCGACGCCGGCAAGGCCCTGCCCCCGCAGGTCCTGGACCCGGCCTGGCAGTCCATCGACTTCACCGACGACCCGCTGGCCGCCACCTTGCGCACCGAGGCCGCACACGCCGTGCGGGCCGGCCTGCTCAAGCGCCCCGACCTGTCCGGCATCTACGACCTCACCCTGCTCAACAAGGTCCTCAAAACCGCCGGGCACCGCCCGGTGGACGACGCCAACCTCGGCGTGCGCCAACCCCCTCGCTGA
- a CDS encoding nuclear transport factor 2 family protein, protein MTSTEAESFTPDTAMVDAFTVRGLLDRYLLALDTEKLDDAWARTLFTEDAVVAFPLSRHEGMAGLAAWHRDALENFARTQHLNSPAVVELAGDGASLRANLLSTHVHHPGGPGPELFTTGTSVSGAARRTPGGWRLARLSFGLIWVDGVPPGARG, encoded by the coding sequence ATGACCTCGACTGAAGCTGAATCCTTCACTCCGGACACGGCCATGGTGGACGCCTTTACCGTGCGCGGTCTGCTGGACCGTTATCTGCTGGCGTTGGACACCGAAAAGCTCGATGACGCGTGGGCGCGCACCCTGTTCACCGAGGACGCGGTGGTCGCATTCCCGCTGAGCCGGCACGAGGGAATGGCCGGGCTCGCCGCATGGCACCGGGACGCGCTGGAGAATTTCGCGCGCACCCAGCATCTGAACTCGCCTGCGGTGGTGGAGCTGGCGGGTGACGGGGCGAGCCTGCGCGCCAATCTGCTCTCCACCCACGTGCACCATCCCGGCGGCCCGGGCCCGGAGTTGTTCACCACCGGCACCTCGGTGAGCGGCGCGGCCCGCCGCACTCCGGGCGGCTGGCGCCTGGCCCGGCTCTCGTTCGGGCTGATCTGGGTGGACGGGGTACCGCCCGGCGCCCGCGGCTGA
- a CDS encoding pyridoxamine 5'-phosphate oxidase family protein produces MTLSPQRAGATAMSPAARRFLTAPHTGVLSTLRPDGSPHLTPVRFTWDAPAGLARVLTVNTTRKVKNVLATPHARVALCQVDGFAWVCLEGTARILDAPERIAEGVRRYTERYFSGPPNPPGRVVVEITVDRVLSLNC; encoded by the coding sequence ATGACGCTCTCCCCGCAGCGCGCCGGCGCGACGGCGATGTCCCCCGCGGCACGCCGGTTCCTCACCGCGCCGCACACCGGCGTGCTGAGCACGCTGCGGCCCGACGGCTCGCCCCACCTGACCCCGGTGCGCTTCACCTGGGACGCACCGGCCGGCCTGGCCCGCGTCCTGACCGTGAACACGACCCGCAAGGTCAAGAACGTGCTGGCCACCCCGCACGCACGCGTCGCGCTGTGCCAGGTGGACGGCTTCGCCTGGGTCTGCCTGGAGGGCACCGCCCGGATCCTCGATGCCCCCGAACGCATCGCCGAAGGGGTCCGCCGCTACACCGAGCGCTACTTCTCCGGGCCGCCGAACCCGCCCGGCCGCGTGGTCGTGGAGATCACCGTCGACCGGGTGCTGAGCCTCAACTGCTGA
- a CDS encoding ABC transporter permease has product MASTETGAHKDGSDNDLAGLDALETPQPIRTPFTLTLKEKVLPPLTAIALVLAVWQGLISFHIVEDPSKLPAPGAVWDVARQAWLEGELLGYIWTSVSRGLSGFLLALLIGTPLGLLVARLKFLRAAIGPILSGLQSLPSVAWVPPAVIWLGLNNSMMYAVILLGAVPSIANGLVSGVDQVPPLFLRAGRTMGATGLKGTWHVVLPAALPGYVAGLKQGWAFAWRSLMAAEIIASFPDLGLGLGQLLENGRNASDMAMVFEAILLILLVGVAIDLLVFSPLERWVLRSRGLLVHR; this is encoded by the coding sequence ATGGCCAGTACTGAGACCGGCGCCCACAAGGACGGCAGCGACAACGACCTCGCCGGCCTGGACGCCCTGGAGACCCCCCAGCCCATCCGCACGCCCTTCACCCTCACCCTGAAGGAGAAGGTCCTGCCCCCGCTCACCGCCATCGCGCTGGTCCTCGCGGTGTGGCAGGGCCTCATCTCCTTCCACATCGTGGAGGACCCCAGCAAACTGCCCGCCCCCGGCGCCGTGTGGGACGTGGCCCGCCAGGCCTGGCTGGAGGGCGAACTCCTGGGCTACATCTGGACGTCCGTCTCGCGCGGCCTGTCCGGCTTCCTGCTCGCCCTGCTCATCGGCACCCCGCTGGGCCTGCTCGTGGCCCGCCTGAAGTTCCTGCGCGCGGCGATCGGCCCGATCCTGTCCGGCCTGCAGTCCCTGCCCTCGGTGGCCTGGGTGCCGCCCGCGGTGATCTGGCTGGGCCTGAACAACTCGATGATGTACGCGGTGATCCTGCTCGGCGCGGTCCCCTCCATCGCCAACGGCCTGGTCTCCGGCGTCGACCAGGTACCGCCGCTGTTCCTGCGGGCCGGCCGCACCATGGGCGCCACCGGCCTCAAAGGCACCTGGCACGTGGTGCTGCCGGCCGCCCTGCCCGGCTACGTCGCCGGCCTCAAACAGGGCTGGGCCTTCGCCTGGCGCTCCCTGATGGCCGCCGAGATCATCGCCTCCTTCCCCGACCTGGGCCTGGGCCTGGGCCAGCTCCTGGAGAACGGCCGCAACGCCAGCGACATGGCCATGGTCTTCGAGGCCATCCTGCTGATCCTGCTGGTCGGCGTCGCCATCGACCTGCTGGTCTTCAGCCCCCTGGAGCGCTGGGTCCTGCGCAGCCGCGGCCTGCTCGTACACCGCTGA
- a CDS encoding ABC transporter ATP-binding protein, protein MTATLDKATGAAATARHAARLEHVSKSFTGPAGPQLVLDDISLAVAPGEFVTLLGASGCGKSTLLNLVAGLDEPTTGEITTDGRPALMFQEHALFPWLTAGKNIELALKLRGIAPKRRRERAEELLALVRLKGAHHKRVHELSGGMRQRVALARALAQESRLLLMDEPFAALDAITRDVLHDELTRIWSETQLSVLFVTHNVREAARLAQRVILLSSRPGRIAREWAVDIPQPRRIEDSAVAELSIEITEQLRGEIRRHGQY, encoded by the coding sequence ATGACCGCGACCCTCGACAAGGCCACCGGCGCCGCCGCGACGGCCCGCCACGCCGCCCGCCTCGAGCACGTCTCCAAGTCGTTCACGGGCCCCGCCGGGCCACAGCTCGTCCTGGACGACATCAGCCTCGCCGTCGCACCCGGCGAGTTCGTCACCCTCCTGGGAGCCTCCGGCTGCGGCAAATCCACCCTGCTCAACCTCGTCGCCGGCCTGGACGAGCCCACCACCGGCGAGATCACCACCGACGGCCGGCCCGCCCTGATGTTCCAGGAACACGCCCTGTTCCCCTGGCTGACCGCCGGCAAGAACATCGAACTCGCCCTGAAACTGCGCGGCATCGCCCCCAAACGGCGCCGCGAACGCGCCGAGGAGCTCCTGGCACTCGTGCGCCTCAAGGGCGCCCACCACAAGCGGGTGCACGAACTGTCCGGCGGCATGCGCCAGCGGGTCGCGCTGGCCCGCGCCCTGGCCCAGGAGAGCCGCCTGCTGCTCATGGACGAGCCCTTCGCCGCCCTGGACGCCATCACCCGCGACGTGCTGCACGACGAACTGACCCGCATCTGGAGCGAGACACAGCTCTCCGTCCTGTTCGTCACCCACAACGTGCGCGAGGCCGCCCGCCTGGCCCAGCGCGTGATCCTGCTGTCCTCCCGCCCCGGGCGCATCGCCCGCGAATGGGCCGTGGACATCCCCCAGCCGCGCCGCATCGAGGACAGTGCCGTCGCCGAACTCTCCATCGAGATCACCGAACAGCTGCGGGGGGAGATCCGCCGACATGGCCAGTACTGA
- a CDS encoding sulfate adenylyltransferase subunit 1, with the protein MSVLSDTAADTLRFATAGSVDDGKSTLVGRLLHDSKSVLADQLEAVAHASRNRGQAAPDLALLTDGLRAEREQGITIDVAYRYFATPRRRFILADTPGHVQYTRNMVTGASTAELTIILVDARNGVVEQTRRHTAIAALLRVPQIVLAVNKMDLVGYQEPAFAAIAEQYTAYVKELGGPEVTVIPICALAGDNVVDSSAHMDWYSGPTVLEHLETVPLSDHLAPLTARLPVQYVIRPQSPGHPDYRGYAGRIAEGTFRTGQQVRVLPSGRTSTITAIERLGRPVETAWALQSVTVLLHDDLDISRGDLIVPAADAPATTREVTATVCHVADQPLTTGHRVLLKHGTRTVKALVTDIPSRLTLEDLSPYPHPGQLVANDIGQVRLRTAEPLPLDTYAHSRRTGSFILIDPADGTTLTAGMVGESFALPDPAAHAAKDEGWDF; encoded by the coding sequence ATGAGCGTTCTGAGCGACACCGCCGCCGACACACTGCGCTTCGCCACCGCCGGCTCCGTCGACGACGGCAAATCCACCCTGGTCGGACGGCTGTTGCACGACTCCAAGTCGGTCCTGGCCGACCAGCTGGAGGCCGTCGCCCACGCCTCCCGCAACCGCGGGCAGGCCGCCCCCGACCTGGCGCTGCTCACCGACGGCCTGCGCGCCGAACGCGAGCAGGGCATCACCATCGACGTCGCCTACCGCTACTTCGCCACCCCCAGGCGCCGCTTCATCCTCGCCGACACCCCCGGCCACGTGCAGTACACCCGCAACATGGTCACCGGCGCCTCCACCGCGGAACTGACGATCATCCTGGTCGACGCCCGCAACGGCGTCGTCGAACAGACCCGCCGCCACACCGCCATCGCCGCCCTGCTGCGCGTCCCGCAGATCGTCCTGGCCGTCAACAAGATGGACCTCGTCGGCTACCAGGAGCCCGCCTTCGCGGCGATCGCCGAGCAGTACACGGCCTACGTCAAGGAGCTGGGCGGCCCGGAGGTCACCGTCATCCCCATCTGCGCGCTGGCCGGCGACAACGTCGTGGACTCCTCCGCGCACATGGACTGGTACAGCGGCCCCACCGTCCTGGAACACCTGGAGACCGTGCCGCTCAGCGACCACCTGGCGCCCCTGACGGCCCGGCTGCCCGTGCAGTACGTGATCCGCCCGCAGAGCCCCGGCCACCCCGACTACCGCGGCTACGCCGGCCGCATCGCCGAGGGCACCTTCCGCACCGGCCAGCAGGTGCGCGTACTGCCCTCGGGCCGCACCTCCACCATCACCGCCATCGAACGCCTGGGCCGCCCCGTCGAGACGGCCTGGGCCCTGCAGTCGGTGACCGTGCTGCTCCACGACGACCTCGACATCTCCCGCGGCGACCTGATCGTGCCGGCCGCCGACGCACCCGCCACCACCCGCGAGGTGACCGCGACCGTCTGCCACGTCGCCGACCAGCCGCTGACCACCGGCCACCGGGTGCTCCTCAAACACGGCACCCGCACCGTCAAGGCCCTGGTCACCGACATCCCCTCCCGCCTCACCCTGGAGGACCTCTCGCCCTACCCGCACCCCGGGCAGCTCGTCGCCAACGACATCGGCCAAGTGCGCCTGCGCACCGCCGAACCGCTGCCCCTGGACACCTACGCCCACTCCCGGCGCACCGGCTCGTTCATCCTCATCGACCCGGCCGACGGCACCACCCTGACCGCGGGCATGGTCGGCGAGTCCTTCGCCCTGCCGGACCCGGCCGCCCACGCCGCCAAGGACGAGGGATGGGACTTCTGA